A genome region from Ottowia testudinis includes the following:
- a CDS encoding SDR family oxidoreductase, whose amino-acid sequence MTYSIDLSGRVAFVTGASGGLGAEFARTLARAGAGVVLASRRVEKLKDLRARIEGEGGDAHVVECDVTDVQSIKGAVAHAETEMGSIDILVNNSGVSTTQRIQDVGEEDYDFIFDTNVRGAFFVAQEVGKRMIARAKGAAPGSFTGGRIINIASMAGLKVLPQIGVYCMSKAAVIQMTKAMALEWGRFGINVNAICPGYIDTEINHHHWKTEQGQKLINMLPRKRVGEPKDLDAVLMMLASDQSHFVNGAVIAADDGFAV is encoded by the coding sequence ATGACCTACAGCATTGATCTATCCGGCCGCGTGGCCTTTGTCACCGGCGCCTCGGGCGGCCTGGGCGCCGAGTTCGCCCGCACCCTGGCGCGGGCCGGCGCCGGCGTGGTGCTGGCCAGCCGCCGCGTCGAGAAGCTGAAGGATTTGCGCGCCCGCATCGAAGGCGAGGGCGGCGACGCCCACGTGGTCGAGTGCGACGTGACCGATGTGCAGTCCATCAAGGGCGCGGTGGCGCACGCCGAGACGGAGATGGGCTCGATCGACATCCTGGTCAACAACTCGGGCGTCAGCACCACGCAGCGCATTCAGGACGTGGGCGAGGAGGACTACGACTTCATCTTCGACACCAACGTGCGCGGCGCCTTCTTTGTCGCGCAAGAGGTGGGCAAGCGCATGATCGCGCGCGCCAAGGGCGCGGCGCCGGGCAGCTTCACGGGCGGGCGCATCATCAACATCGCGTCGATGGCGGGCCTGAAGGTGCTGCCGCAGATCGGCGTGTACTGCATGAGCAAGGCCGCCGTGATCCAGATGACCAAGGCCATGGCGCTGGAATGGGGGCGCTTCGGCATCAACGTCAACGCCATCTGCCCCGGCTACATCGACACCGAGATCAATCACCATCACTGGAAGACGGAGCAGGGCCAGAAACTGATCAACATGCTGCCGCGCAAGCGCGTGGGCGAGCCGAAGGATTTGGACGCCGTGCTGATGATGCTGGCCAGTGACCAGAGCCATTTCGTCAACGGGGCGGTGATTGCGGCGGACGATGGGTTTGCGGTTTGA
- a CDS encoding DMT family transporter: MLTGILAGLAAGALWGLVFVAPRMVAGFAGIDLTAGRFVVYGLVSVAVLAVSWRRARKPTLQQAWGALWLSVLGFTGYYWILVLAIRDAGTEMPALIVGTIPIWVMLLGKPHGLHWAALVPGLLLTLAGLFFMAKGTLVHAESAPEAINTIANQSAYWRGIGLAVAAMACWTAFSLLNAAWLRRHPQVGATDWANWLGVATGLGGLLLALTLGSPLPNLMAQPGWPLFALIVVAIGFGSSWLATILWNIASQKLSASLCGQLIVSETLFALVYSFLWDHRWPTFTQWAAAALFTAGILASIKAHR; the protein is encoded by the coding sequence ATGCTGACTGGCATCCTCGCCGGGTTGGCCGCGGGCGCGCTGTGGGGCCTGGTGTTCGTCGCCCCGCGCATGGTGGCGGGCTTTGCGGGCATCGACCTGACGGCCGGGCGATTTGTCGTTTATGGGTTGGTCTCGGTCGCGGTGCTGGCCGTGTCATGGCGGCGCGCACGCAAGCCGACCTTGCAGCAGGCCTGGGGCGCGCTGTGGCTCAGCGTGCTGGGCTTTACTGGCTACTACTGGATTCTGGTGCTGGCGATTCGGGACGCTGGCACGGAGATGCCGGCGCTCATCGTCGGCACCATTCCCATCTGGGTCATGCTGCTGGGCAAGCCGCACGGGCTGCACTGGGCGGCGCTGGTGCCGGGCTTGCTGCTCACGCTCGCCGGCTTGTTTTTCATGGCAAAAGGCACGCTTGTCCACGCGGAATCTGCGCCAGAAGCTATCAACACCATAGCAAATCAATCTGCCTACTGGCGCGGCATCGGCCTGGCCGTGGCCGCCATGGCGTGCTGGACGGCGTTTTCGCTGCTCAACGCCGCGTGGCTGCGCCGGCACCCCCAAGTCGGCGCCACCGACTGGGCCAACTGGCTGGGCGTGGCGACGGGGCTGGGCGGGCTCTTGCTGGCGCTCACGCTGGGCTCGCCATTACCGAATCTCATGGCGCAACCCGGCTGGCCGCTGTTCGCGCTGATCGTGGTGGCCATCGGCTTTGGCAGCAGCTGGCTGGCCACCATCTTGTGGAACATCGCCAGTCAAAAGCTCTCGGCCAGCCTGTGCGGGCAGCTCATCGTCAGCGAGACGCTGTTCGCGCTGGTGTATTCGTTTCTGTGGGACCATCGTTGGCCCACCTTCACGCAATGGGCGGCAGCGGCGTTGTTCACCGCCGGCATCCTGGCATCTATCAAGGCACACCGATGA
- a CDS encoding acyl-CoA thioesterase: MKIEIPEKKKLVFETRIAVRWGDMDAMGHLNNTTYFRYMETARIDWFRAIGCVPDAQGEGPVIVNAFCNFYRQFEYPDEVLLKMYVSDPGRTTFESWATMEKVAEPGVVCAAGGATTIWVNFPQQKAVTLPDWLRAVVSD, translated from the coding sequence ATGAAGATAGAAATCCCTGAAAAGAAAAAGCTGGTGTTCGAAACCCGCATCGCCGTGCGCTGGGGCGACATGGACGCCATGGGCCACCTGAACAACACCACCTACTTCCGCTACATGGAAACGGCGCGCATCGACTGGTTCCGCGCCATCGGCTGCGTGCCAGATGCGCAAGGCGAAGGGCCGGTGATTGTTAACGCGTTCTGCAACTTCTACCGCCAGTTCGAATACCCCGACGAGGTGCTGCTGAAGATGTACGTCAGCGACCCCGGCCGCACCACCTTCGAAAGCTGGGCCACGATGGAGAAAGTGGCCGAGCCCGGCGTGGTGTGCGCGGCAGGCGGCGCGACCACCATCTGGGTCAACTTTCCGCAGCAGAAGGCGGTGACGCTGCCGGACTGGCTGCGCGCCGTCGTCAGCGACTGA
- a CDS encoding IS110 family transposase produces the protein MSESVFIGIDVASQTLEVASSAQASTWQVGNDSAGIEQLAQQLKALEPALVVLEATGGYEFEAACALQAAGLAVAVVNPRQARDFARAMGALAKTDALDARVLAAFARVLHQHPERERFVKPLADAQLQRLQALVLRRRQIVQMLTAERQRLRLSHAAARPSIERVIELLKRELGDCDALVAEHVQQQHAELAAALSSVPGVGAATVAVLLAEMPELGTLDRRGVAALAGVAPLNRDSGQMRGRRCIWGGREQVRRTLYMAALVSSRHNPLIKAFYERLLAAGKPKKVALVACMRKLLTMLNAIAKSKQMWNPAMHGG, from the coding sequence ATGTCTGAATCTGTATTCATCGGTATTGACGTGGCCAGCCAAACGCTCGAAGTGGCCAGCAGCGCCCAGGCCAGCACCTGGCAAGTGGGCAACGACAGCGCTGGCATCGAGCAACTGGCCCAGCAGTTGAAGGCCCTTGAGCCCGCTCTGGTGGTGCTTGAAGCCACCGGCGGCTACGAGTTCGAGGCCGCCTGCGCGCTGCAAGCGGCCGGTTTGGCGGTGGCCGTGGTCAATCCACGCCAGGCGCGGGACTTTGCCCGTGCCATGGGCGCGCTGGCCAAGACCGACGCGCTGGATGCACGCGTGCTGGCCGCGTTTGCCCGGGTGCTGCACCAGCACCCCGAGCGCGAGCGCTTCGTCAAGCCGCTGGCCGATGCCCAGCTGCAACGGCTGCAGGCGCTGGTGCTGCGCCGCCGCCAGATCGTGCAGATGCTCACCGCTGAGCGGCAAAGGCTGCGGCTGTCGCACGCAGCGGCGCGCCCGAGCATCGAGCGGGTGATTGAGCTGCTCAAGCGCGAGCTGGGTGACTGCGATGCGCTGGTGGCTGAACATGTCCAGCAGCAGCATGCCGAACTGGCTGCGGCCTTGAGCAGCGTGCCGGGCGTGGGCGCCGCCACGGTAGCGGTGTTGCTGGCCGAGATGCCGGAGCTGGGCACGCTGGATCGGCGTGGTGTGGCAGCCTTGGCAGGCGTGGCGCCGCTCAATCGCGATTCGGGTCAGATGCGCGGGCGCCGCTGCATCTGGGGCGGGCGCGAGCAGGTGCGACGCACGCTGTACATGGCCGCGCTGGTGAGCTCGCGTCATAACCCGCTGATCAAGGCTTTCTATGAGCGCCTGCTGGCGGCAGGAAAGCCCAAGAAGGTGGCGCTGGTGGCATGCATGCGCAAGCTGCTGACGATGCTCAACGCCATCGCCAAAAGCAAGCAAATGTGGAATCCTGCAATGCATGGGGGTTGA
- a CDS encoding glycosyltransferase family 4 protein: MKIMIVTDAWEPQVNGVVRTLKMTTRHLQEMGHATHILSPLDFKSVPCPTYPEISLALATKAAVARRIDAVAPDCLHIATEGPLGWAARGVALQRGWPFTTAYHSRFPEYVHARVRVPLGLSYALLRKFHNAGRATLAPTPAIVDDLKARGFTQARLWSRGVNLDAFSPEGPRLERTASPVFLYVGRLAVEKQVHKFLELDLPGEKWVAGTGPAEARLKAQYPQARWFGVLSGDDLATVYRSADVMVFPSVTDTFGLVMAESMACGTPVAAYPVPGPIDVVGHDSGGGVIDNDLRAACLAALGKPRDGVRRHAEQFNWPAATRQFEQALVRLTARPDATPARSESMA, from the coding sequence ATGAAAATCATGATCGTCACTGACGCCTGGGAGCCGCAGGTCAACGGCGTGGTGCGCACGCTGAAGATGACCACGCGGCATTTGCAGGAGATGGGGCACGCCACGCACATCCTCTCGCCGCTCGATTTCAAGTCGGTGCCCTGCCCGACCTACCCCGAAATTTCGCTGGCGCTCGCCACCAAGGCCGCGGTGGCGCGCCGCATCGACGCGGTGGCGCCCGACTGCCTGCACATCGCCACCGAAGGGCCGCTGGGCTGGGCCGCGCGCGGCGTGGCGTTGCAGCGCGGCTGGCCCTTTACCACCGCGTACCACAGCCGCTTTCCTGAGTACGTGCACGCCCGCGTGCGGGTGCCGCTGGGTCTGAGCTATGCGCTACTGCGCAAGTTCCACAACGCAGGCCGCGCCACGCTGGCGCCCACGCCGGCCATCGTCGATGACCTGAAGGCGCGCGGCTTCACGCAGGCGCGCCTGTGGTCGCGGGGGGTGAATCTGGACGCGTTTTCGCCCGAAGGCCCTCGCCTGGAGCGCACCGCCAGCCCGGTGTTCTTGTACGTCGGCCGGCTGGCGGTGGAAAAGCAGGTCCACAAGTTTCTGGAGCTGGATCTGCCCGGCGAGAAATGGGTGGCCGGCACCGGCCCGGCCGAGGCCCGGTTGAAGGCGCAATACCCCCAGGCACGCTGGTTCGGCGTGTTGAGCGGGGACGATCTGGCCACCGTGTACCGCAGCGCCGACGTGATGGTGTTTCCCAGCGTGACCGACACCTTCGGCCTGGTAATGGCCGAGTCGATGGCCTGCGGCACGCCGGTGGCCGCCTACCCGGTGCCAGGGCCGATCGACGTGGTGGGGCACGACTCGGGCGGCGGCGTGATCGACAACGACCTGCGCGCCGCTTGCCTGGCGGCGCTGGGCAAACCGCGCGATGGTGTGCGGCGGCACGCCGAGCAATTCAACTGGCCGGCCGCCACGCGCCAGTTCGAGCAGGCGCTGGTGCGCTTGACGGCCCGGCCGGACGCCACGCCGGCACGCAGCGAATCGATGGCCTAA
- the lplT gene encoding lysophospholipid transporter LplT, whose product MRRGIGFLIAAQFVSGLADNALLIVAMARLAELGQSAWLAPLLKAVFTLAYVVLAPWAGALADRWPKARVMLAANGLKALACALMALAIDPLLAFALAGVGAAAYSPAKYGLVTELSAPADLVRANGWLEVTTVGAIILGTALGGLLVGPWLLTDATRQLGHALPVSTPLGAAILLVLALYALAGALNLLIPASGAQPHAMQPSFHALLARFAHAQRTLWRDAQGGLSLGVTTLFWGAGATLQFVVLAWAQQNLGLSLSNAAYLQGVVAIGIGVGALAAGRWVQLQQAPRVLPLGVLMGACVPLLTLVHSVGVAAPLLATVGALAGFFVVPMNALLQHRGQQLLGAGESIAVQNFNENLCVLGMLGAYAALQMAGWPLHRAVFALGAVVALGVLSVMWRYRLMGGRKQLLKGEHP is encoded by the coding sequence ATGAGGCGGGGCATCGGGTTTCTGATCGCGGCACAGTTCGTGTCGGGGCTGGCCGACAACGCGCTGCTCATCGTGGCCATGGCGCGGCTGGCCGAACTGGGGCAAAGCGCCTGGCTGGCGCCGCTGCTCAAGGCGGTGTTCACGCTGGCTTACGTGGTGCTGGCGCCGTGGGCCGGCGCGCTGGCCGACCGCTGGCCCAAGGCGCGGGTGATGCTGGCCGCCAACGGGCTGAAGGCGCTGGCCTGCGCGCTGATGGCGCTGGCGATCGATCCGCTGCTGGCTTTTGCGCTGGCGGGCGTGGGCGCGGCGGCGTATTCGCCGGCCAAGTACGGGCTGGTGACCGAGCTGTCGGCCCCCGCCGACCTGGTGCGCGCCAACGGCTGGCTGGAGGTGACCACGGTGGGCGCCATCATCCTGGGCACCGCGTTGGGCGGCCTGCTGGTGGGGCCATGGCTGCTGACCGATGCCACGCGGCAGCTGGGCCACGCGCTGCCGGTGAGCACGCCGCTGGGCGCCGCCATCTTGCTGGTGCTGGCGCTGTACGCGCTGGCGGGTGCGCTCAACCTGCTGATTCCGGCCAGTGGCGCGCAGCCGCACGCCATGCAGCCCTCGTTCCATGCGCTGCTGGCGCGCTTCGCCCACGCGCAGCGCACGCTGTGGCGCGACGCACAAGGCGGTCTGTCGCTGGGCGTGACCACGCTGTTCTGGGGCGCGGGCGCCACGCTGCAATTCGTGGTGCTGGCCTGGGCGCAGCAGAACCTGGGTCTTTCGCTGTCGAACGCCGCTTACCTGCAAGGCGTGGTGGCCATCGGCATTGGCGTGGGCGCGTTGGCGGCAGGGCGCTGGGTGCAGTTGCAGCAGGCGCCACGCGTGCTGCCGCTGGGCGTGCTGATGGGCGCCTGTGTGCCGCTGCTGACGCTGGTGCACAGCGTGGGCGTGGCGGCGCCGCTGCTGGCCACGGTGGGCGCGCTGGCGGGCTTTTTCGTGGTGCCGATGAATGCGCTGTTGCAGCACCGCGGGCAGCAGCTGCTGGGCGCGGGCGAATCGATCGCGGTGCAGAACTTCAATGAAAACCTGTGCGTGCTGGGGATGCTGGGCGCCTATGCGGCGCTGCAAATGGCGGGCTGGCCGCTGCACCGCGCGGTGTTCGCGCTGGGCGCCGTGGTGGCGCTGGGGGTTTTGAGTGTGATGTGGCGTTACCGCTTGATGGGTGGGCGCAAGCAGCTATTGAAAGGAGAGCATCCATGA
- a CDS encoding type II toxin-antitoxin system HipA family toxin, which yields MPRTTALDLFYGAAHVGTVHDGSPLVFEYAPGWLARGDAFALCTIALRPGLVDSAEVTAFFENLLPEGDLRVYMVQQRKASTLFSLLLEVAGDTAGAFVLLPRGQQPAPPRYEPTTWQALADTIHRKSAAAIQWQRGRTRISLAGAQDKASIAIFDGHTPMLPQGAAPSTHIIKPDIRRLPKVRESAANEAITMRTALYCGLNTARVFYEPLTRACIVERFDRVAQPDGRLGRLVQYDFCQLSGLDSGRKYEKEGGPSLADCAALVRQYSARPALDLAALAQWVLFNLYTGNNDSHAKNLSIYHRDGEGARLTPFYDLMCTRIYPGLSNEFAFSLAGEARPGQFGPAQVQALAQQLGMGQRYVQSMALELADRLPAAMEQAASDIAPHLTASGQSFAEKLALKLTSVTRRMVLRMVG from the coding sequence ATGCCACGCACCACTGCGCTCGACCTGTTCTATGGCGCCGCGCATGTCGGCACGGTGCATGACGGCTCGCCCCTGGTTTTTGAATACGCGCCCGGCTGGCTTGCGCGCGGCGATGCGTTCGCGCTGTGCACCATCGCCCTGCGCCCCGGCCTTGTCGATTCGGCCGAAGTCACCGCTTTTTTCGAAAATCTGCTGCCCGAGGGCGATCTGCGCGTGTACATGGTGCAGCAGCGCAAGGCATCGACCCTGTTCTCGCTGCTGCTTGAAGTTGCCGGCGATACCGCGGGCGCGTTCGTGCTGCTGCCGCGCGGCCAGCAGCCCGCCCCGCCGCGCTACGAGCCCACCACTTGGCAAGCCCTGGCCGACACCATCCACCGGAAGTCGGCCGCCGCCATCCAGTGGCAAAGGGGGCGCACGCGCATCTCGCTGGCCGGCGCGCAGGACAAGGCCTCCATCGCGATCTTCGACGGCCACACGCCCATGCTGCCCCAGGGCGCGGCGCCCTCCACCCACATCATCAAACCCGACATCCGCCGCCTGCCCAAGGTGCGCGAATCGGCCGCCAACGAAGCCATCACGATGCGCACGGCGCTTTATTGCGGCCTGAACACCGCCCGTGTGTTCTACGAGCCGCTCACGCGCGCCTGCATCGTGGAGCGCTTTGACCGGGTGGCGCAGCCAGATGGACGCCTCGGCCGGCTGGTGCAGTATGACTTTTGCCAACTCTCCGGCCTCGATTCGGGGCGCAAGTATGAAAAAGAAGGCGGCCCCAGCCTGGCAGACTGCGCGGCGCTGGTGCGCCAATACAGCGCGCGCCCCGCGCTGGATCTGGCCGCGCTGGCGCAGTGGGTGTTGTTCAACCTGTACACCGGCAACAACGACAGCCACGCCAAGAACCTGTCCATCTACCACCGCGATGGCGAAGGCGCGCGGCTGACGCCGTTCTACGACCTGATGTGCACGCGCATCTACCCCGGCCTGTCGAACGAGTTCGCGTTCAGCCTGGCCGGCGAAGCCAGACCGGGGCAGTTCGGGCCAGCGCAGGTGCAAGCGCTGGCGCAGCAATTGGGCATGGGCCAGCGCTATGTGCAATCCATGGCGCTGGAGTTGGCAGACCGCCTGCCGGCCGCGATGGAGCAAGCCGCCAGCGACATCGCGCCGCACCTGACCGCCAGCGGCCAGAGCTTTGCGGAGAAGCTGGCGCTCAAGCTGACTTCGGTGACGCGGCGCATGGTGTTGCGGATGGTCGGATAG
- a CDS encoding type II toxin-antitoxin system Y4mF family antitoxin, whose amino-acid sequence MPQSSIAENLPAAIRTTDDIGRLVQAQRRALGLRQLDLAGIGNTGNRLIVDIEKGKPTVQLQKVLDVLDLLGLELVVRQKHAGPP is encoded by the coding sequence GTGCCGCAATCCTCAATCGCCGAAAACCTGCCCGCCGCTATTCGCACTACTGACGACATCGGCCGGCTCGTGCAGGCGCAGCGGCGCGCGCTGGGTCTGCGCCAGCTCGACCTCGCCGGCATCGGCAACACCGGCAACCGCCTGATCGTCGATATCGAAAAAGGCAAGCCCACCGTACAACTGCAAAAGGTGTTGGACGTGCTGGACTTGCTGGGCCTGGAACTCGTCGTCCGGCAAAAACACGCGGGGCCGCCCTGA
- a CDS encoding peroxidase-related enzyme (This protein belongs to a clade of uncharacterized proteins related to peroxidases such as the alkylhydroperoxidase AhpD.), with protein sequence MSRYPLADINTLPDDIKTKVLEVQAKAGFVPNVFLGLARRPAEWRAFFAYHDALMEPESVGRTSNLTKGDREMIVTTTSAANQCLYCVVAHGALLRIYEKKPLVADQVAVNYRKAPDITPRQRAMLDFAMKVCERSHEISDDDFAPLHSYGFDDEDIWDIAAITAFFGLSNRIASFSGMQPNAEFYLMGRVPREKKAG encoded by the coding sequence ATGAGCCGCTACCCCCTTGCCGACATCAACACCCTGCCCGACGACATCAAGACCAAGGTGCTCGAAGTGCAGGCCAAGGCCGGCTTCGTGCCCAACGTGTTTCTGGGCCTGGCGCGCCGCCCGGCCGAGTGGCGCGCCTTCTTCGCCTACCACGACGCGCTGATGGAGCCCGAGAGCGTGGGCCGCACCAGCAACCTCACCAAGGGCGACCGCGAGATGATCGTCACCACCACCAGCGCCGCCAACCAGTGCCTGTACTGCGTGGTGGCGCACGGCGCGCTGCTGCGCATCTACGAGAAAAAGCCCCTGGTGGCCGACCAGGTGGCGGTGAACTACCGCAAGGCGCCCGACATCACGCCGCGCCAGCGTGCCATGCTCGACTTCGCCATGAAGGTGTGCGAGCGCTCGCACGAAATCAGCGACGACGACTTCGCCCCACTGCACTCGTACGGCTTTGACGACGAGGACATCTGGGACATCGCCGCCATCACGGCGTTCTTTGGCCTGTCGAACCGCATTGCCAGTTTCAGCGGCATGCAGCCGAACGCGGAGTTCTATCTGATGGGGCGGGTGCCGAGGGAGAAAAAGGCGGGGTGA
- the pcaC gene encoding 4-carboxymuconolactone decarboxylase, with product MTLPDDPDFKAGLATRRQVMGDDFVDRALGTMTPFTEPMQHYITRNAWGDVWQRPGLDLKTRSLITVAMLTALGKQHELKGHVRGALNNGATAAQIQEVLLHASIYCGVPTAVEAFRSAAEVVDGPKT from the coding sequence ATGACCCTGCCCGACGACCCCGATTTCAAGGCCGGCCTGGCCACGCGTCGCCAGGTGATGGGCGACGATTTCGTTGACCGCGCGCTTGGCACCATGACCCCGTTCACCGAGCCCATGCAGCACTACATCACGCGCAACGCCTGGGGCGACGTGTGGCAGCGGCCCGGCCTGGACCTGAAGACGCGCAGCCTGATCACGGTGGCCATGCTCACTGCGTTGGGCAAGCAGCACGAGCTGAAGGGCCATGTGCGCGGCGCGCTGAACAATGGCGCCACCGCCGCGCAAATTCAGGAGGTGCTGCTGCACGCCAGCATCTACTGCGGCGTGCCGACCGCGGTGGAGGCGTTTCGCAGCGCGGCCGAGGTGGTGGACGGGCCCAAGACCTGA
- a CDS encoding FABP family protein, protein MNPAHAFPTDIYTEPTADVHTLVNLGPLTRMAGVWQGARGMDRKPKADGPKEQAFVGRIELQPIDPQTNGPQLFYGLRYHTHITKPGQVKTYHDQVGYWLWEPATGTVIQTVAIPRGMTAMAGGVVAADADTFEVAATLGSATYGICSNPFLDHAFKTTEFRVKVGFNADGTWWYDETTVLQIAGQAAPFAHTDHNVLTRIAKPTPNPLALAAIASGGSGSHQKS, encoded by the coding sequence ATGAACCCTGCCCACGCCTTCCCCACCGACATCTACACCGAGCCCACGGCCGACGTGCACACGCTGGTCAATCTGGGCCCGCTCACGCGCATGGCTGGCGTGTGGCAGGGCGCGCGCGGCATGGACCGCAAACCCAAGGCGGATGGGCCGAAAGAGCAGGCCTTTGTTGGCCGCATCGAGCTGCAGCCGATCGACCCGCAGACCAACGGCCCGCAGCTGTTTTATGGCCTGCGCTATCACACGCACATCACCAAGCCGGGCCAAGTCAAGACCTATCACGATCAGGTGGGCTACTGGCTGTGGGAGCCCGCCACCGGCACCGTGATCCAGACCGTGGCCATTCCGCGCGGCATGACCGCCATGGCGGGTGGCGTGGTTGCCGCGGATGCCGACACCTTCGAGGTCGCCGCCACGCTGGGCAGCGCCACCTACGGCATCTGCTCGAATCCGTTTCTGGACCATGCCTTCAAGACCACCGAATTCCGCGTCAAGGTCGGTTTCAATGCCGACGGCACGTGGTGGTACGACGAAACCACCGTGCTGCAGATCGCGGGTCAGGCCGCGCCCTTCGCGCACACCGACCACAACGTGCTGACCAGGATTGCCAAGCCAACGCCGAACCCGCTGGCGCTGGCGGCTATCGCATCGGGCGGTTCAGGCAGTCATCAAAAATCATAG
- the egtB gene encoding ergothioneine biosynthesis protein EgtB, which yields MQSLESEQRGGATELLTAFGTVRATTERLVQSLTPDDCMVQSMPDASPIKWHLAHTSWFFEQFVLGPQGVPPFDSTYAALFNSYYVGAGTRHPRARRGDLSRPPLANVMDYRQHVTDAVIKLLPNADAHALALVRLGLEHEQQHQELILTDLKHHFFSQPLTPVYRAPAAHFETTSPSPMQYVRFGSGLHEIGHAGGGFGFDNELPRHRVWLEPFQMADRLVTETEYLAFMHDGGYAQAALWLSDGWAVREAGDWQAPLYWRQADDGGWKIFTLGGWRAPLPGVPVCHVSHYEADAYARWAGARLPTEAEWEYAAASSKQCAPGALLESDAFHPTPAAPATGLRQMLGDCWQWTASAYLPYPGYRVPEGTVGEYNGKFMSGQMVLKGASCATPRSHARISYRNFFPPGARWQFSGIRLARD from the coding sequence ATGCAAAGCCTTGAATCCGAACAGCGCGGCGGCGCCACCGAGCTGCTGACGGCCTTTGGCACGGTGCGCGCCACCACCGAGCGGCTGGTGCAGAGCCTCACCCCCGACGACTGCATGGTGCAGTCGATGCCCGATGCCAGCCCCATCAAATGGCACCTGGCGCACACCAGCTGGTTCTTTGAGCAGTTCGTGCTGGGGCCGCAGGGCGTGCCGCCGTTCGACAGCACGTATGCGGCGCTGTTCAACTCCTACTACGTCGGTGCCGGCACGCGGCATCCTCGGGCGCGGCGCGGCGATCTGTCGCGCCCGCCGCTGGCCAACGTGATGGATTACCGGCAACACGTGACCGACGCCGTGATCAAACTTCTGCCGAACGCCGATGCGCACGCGCTTGCGCTGGTGCGCCTGGGGCTGGAACACGAGCAGCAGCACCAGGAGCTGATCCTGACCGACCTGAAGCACCACTTCTTCAGCCAGCCGCTGACGCCGGTCTATCGCGCGCCTGCTGCGCACTTCGAGACCACATCACCAAGCCCGATGCAATATGTGCGCTTCGGCAGTGGACTGCACGAGATCGGCCACGCGGGAGGCGGCTTCGGCTTCGACAACGAGTTGCCGCGCCATCGCGTGTGGCTGGAGCCGTTCCAGATGGCCGACCGGCTGGTGACGGAAACGGAGTACCTGGCCTTCATGCACGACGGTGGCTACGCGCAGGCCGCGCTCTGGCTGTCCGACGGCTGGGCGGTGCGCGAGGCGGGCGACTGGCAGGCGCCGCTGTACTGGCGCCAAGCCGACGATGGCGGATGGAAAATATTCACGCTGGGCGGCTGGCGCGCGCCGCTGCCCGGTGTTCCGGTGTGCCACGTGAGCCACTACGAAGCCGACGCCTACGCCCGCTGGGCCGGCGCGCGGCTCCCGACCGAGGCCGAATGGGAATACGCCGCCGCTTCATCCAAGCAGTGCGCACCGGGTGCGCTGCTGGAGAGCGATGCGTTCCACCCCACGCCGGCCGCGCCAGCCACCGGCCTGCGCCAGATGCTGGGCGACTGCTGGCAATGGACCGCCAGCGCCTACCTGCCCTACCCCGGCTACCGCGTGCCCGAGGGCACGGTGGGCGAATACAACGGCAAATTCATGTCGGGGCAGATGGTACTCAAGGGTGCGTCGTGCGCCACGCCGCGCAGCCACGCGCGCATCAGTTACCGAAACTTCTTTCCGCCCGGCGCGCGATGGCAGTTTTCGGGCATCCGGCTGGCGCGCGACTGA